The genomic segment GAACCGGCTTTCCCCTTTTTATCTCGCTTTTGGGGGCGGCCTTCTTCTCGTCGGGGCCGTGGTCTGAATTCAAATCGGTCAGGGATGCAGGGATCTCAATCCTGGTCAAAATAGGAAAATGGTCCGAAGGATAACACTTTTTCCAGCGCAATTGAATGATCTTGACATCATGGACCTTGAAGATAGAAGGGACGAAAATATAATCGAGCCGGAAACGGAACAGGAACCTGCGGAACCCGTGGAAGGTCACCACATTTCGCCGTTTCGGGTACCTTTGCCGGAAAGTGTCCAGCAAAGGGACGGGATTTAAACTCCCTCCTCTTGCCTTCATATTCAGATGGACTTTGCCTTTCAGGTATTTGATGGGCGCGCTCCTCTCCCTGGCGTTAAAATCACCCATAAGCACAAAAGGGTCCTGAAATGCACGTTCTTGTATGCGTTGGGCTAAAAAAACCACACTCTTTTTTCTCGATCGCTGGGAGATGTGGTTAAGATGGGTGTTGTAGAAATAGAAACCCTGTCCTGATTCCTTTTCTATGAGACGAACCCAGGTGCAGGTTCGGGGCAGGATATTTCCCCACCCTTTCGAACCCGGGACATCGGGGGTATCCGATAACCAAAACGTGCCTTCCTCGAACAGGGAAAACCGGGTCTCGTTGAAAAAGATGGCAGTGTGCATTCCTTCGCTGCCCCCCAGACCGCCGCTGCCCACCATTGCGTAACCGGGAAGCATCCTCCGGAGTGCGGCGATTTGAAAGTCCATTGCCTCCTGGAGACCCAATACATCCGGGCGATAGAGGTCCAATATTTGATGTACGAGGTTCCGGCGAAAAATCCAGTGATTATTCCGGTCCTTCGCAGTCCCCCGTCGGATATTGAAGCTCATGATATTCAGACTGAGGCCGGTATCGGACCCAGGATCGGGCTCACAACCTGTAGGGCCGGTTTCACCATTTTCCCGCGTATTATAGCCCAATAACCACACGACGGGCTTGTAAATTGGAAGAATGCTTTTTCCCGCCAGTCCGAGTCTCTTCATATCGTTTTTTGCCCCATCCTTTTCGCTCACCGATCAGCATCCGATCTCATACCGGTGTGCCTGAATATAATCACAATTACTAAATATCTCCCGCGGTCATGATCAACGGCAGGGAAGAGACGCCATCGAAAAGCTATCAGCCCGGGATTGTTATCCGACATTGTGGAAAGGAAATGATAAATGAGGAGCCTCTTCCGAAACCATGGGGAACAGGCGGATTTGTCAA from the Syntrophorhabdaceae bacterium genome contains:
- a CDS encoding endonuclease/exonuclease/phosphatase family protein gives rise to the protein MKRLGLAGKSILPIYKPVVWLLGYNTRENGETGPTGCEPDPGSDTGLSLNIMSFNIRRGTAKDRNNHWIFRRNLVHQILDLYRPDVLGLQEAMDFQIAALRRMLPGYAMVGSGGLGGSEGMHTAIFFNETRFSLFEEGTFWLSDTPDVPGSKGWGNILPRTCTWVRLIEKESGQGFYFYNTHLNHISQRSRKKSVVFLAQRIQERAFQDPFVLMGDFNARERSAPIKYLKGKVHLNMKARGGSLNPVPLLDTFRQRYPKRRNVVTFHGFRRFLFRFRLDYIFVPSIFKVHDVKIIQLRWKKCYPSDHFPILTRIEIPASLTDLNSDHGPDEKKAAPKSEIKRGKPVLPHQKPDSKGDTRGK